Genomic DNA from uncultured Erythrobacter sp.:
GCAAGCGGTGCCGAAGTGACCGTTTGGGATCGCCAGGACGTCGCACGTGCACCGTTTGAAGGTCGATGCAAATTGGCCGATCCGCTCGAGCTGAACCTCACGGGCTATGCGGGTGTGGTCGTTTCGCCCGGCGTGCCGCTCAACACCCATCCAATTGTCGGCCATGCTGCGCAATACGGCGTGCCTGTAATCGGCGATATCGAGCTGTTCGCACTCGCACGGCCTGACCTGCTGCCGCACAAGGTCGTCGGTATAACCGGCACCAATGGCAAGACGACGACGACCGCGCTGGTCCACCACATCCTGGAGATGGCAGGCATCCCCGCAGTGCTCGGCGGAAATATCGGTGTACCGATCATGGCGCAGGAGGCGCTTGCCCCAAATGACCAAGGCGTTGGTGTGTATGTGTTGGAGCTGTCGAGCTATCAGGTCGACCTGACCTTCAGTCTGGATTGCGATGCCGCAGCGCTGACCAATATTACTCCAGATCACCTCGATCGGTATGACGGGTTCGAAGGCTATGCTGCGTCAAAAGCGCGGCTGTTTGAAATGCAGTCGGGCGGACACTTTGCGGTCTTTGGCTTGCTGGCTGAGCCAGCCGGTGCGATCTTCCAACGTGAGCAATCCCGCCGCCTCGAAGGGCGCGCAGTGCCCGCCAACCTTGGGCGCTTCGCCGCCCAGCAATCCGAATGGCCAAGCCTGCAAGGCCCGCACAATCTCGAGAACATTGCAGTAGCAATCGCGCTGGTCGAAGAACTTGGCGTGAAGCCCGCGCAATGGGAGCACGCGCTCCCCCGTTTCCGCAACTTGCCGCACCGAATGGAGCGGGTGTGCGAGGAAAATGGTGTGCTGTTCATCAATGACAGCAAAGCCACCAACCCGGCATCGACCGCGCCTGCGCTCGCGGCTTTTCCGCCCGATCCTGCGATCAATGACGGCGCGCCGCGTGTCCACTGGATTGTCGGCGGACTGGCGAAAGAGGACGGGCTCGGCGAATGCGCTGCCCATCTCGATAAGCTTGCCGCCGCTTACACAGTTGGTGAGGCCGGGCCACGCTTTGCCGAACTGATTGAACCTCACGCCAAAGCCGAGCGCTGTGAAATGGTTAGCGAAGCGGTGAGCCGCGCCCGCGAAGCCGCGCGGCCCGGTGAAGTCGTGCTTTTCTCACCTGCTTGCGCCAGCTTTGACCAGTTCCGCGACTATGAGAAGCGCGGTGAACACTTCCGCCAACTGGTTGGAGTGATTGCTGATTGCTGTCCATTCGACGATGATGATCCGCATTTCAAGGATATCGCGGCATGAGCTTGGCAGGATCGATCACTCAGCCGCGCGCAGATGCGACATTTCATGCGCCTGTCCCTACGCGGCAAGGTTGGCGTGAGCGCACTCGCATCTGGTGGCGCGAAATCGACAAAGTTTTGCTTGGCTTCATCGTCTTGATCATGGCGATGGGTACGGCTGCGGTGCTCGCTGCGTCGCCTGCCAGCGCAGATCAGCTTTCGACTTCCGAGGTGCAACTCGACGAATTCCTGTTCCTGAAACGGCATCTGGTGTTTCAGGTGCTTGGTCTTGCACTGATGATCGGGATTTCGTTCCTGAGCCGCGAAGATGCGCGCAGGCTCGGGATCGTCATTGGGGCGGGAATGCTGTTGTTGCTGTTCCTCGTGCCCTTGATCGGGGTCGAAAAGAACGGCTCGCGACGCTGGCTCGACGTGGGGATGTCGCTGCAGCCGAGCGAATTCCTGAAACCCGGTTTTGCGATCATGGTTGCTTGGGTGCTCAGCTGGCGTTTGCGCGACCCGACATTGCCGGTGCTGACCTTTGCGACCGGCTTGATGGTGGCCATCGCCGGGTTGCTGATGCTTCAGCCTAACCTTGGCGAGACGATCCTGTTTGCCGGCATCTGGTTTGTAATGGTCCTGCTGGCCGGTGTTTCGATCCAGCGCATCAGTGTGCTGGTCGGCGGCGGATTGGTCGGGCTGACTGCGGCATATTTCCTTTATGATAATGCTCGACACCGGATCGATGGTTTCCTTGGCGGCGGCACCGCGTTCGACCAGGTCGATCTTGCCTATCGCACGCTTCTGGCAGGCGGCTGGAACGGCACAGGATTGTGGCTAGGCATTCGCAAGATGAACCTGCCGGAAGCGCACACCGATTACATTTTCTCGGTCATTGGAGAGGAGTTCGGGCTGTTGATCTGTGCTGTCGTGGTTCTGCTCTACCTCGTAACAGTCGCACGCGTGCTCATCCGGCTGGTCGATGAAGACAATCTGTTCGTGCTGCTCGCCGCGACGGGGCTGATCACGCAGTTCGGTGGGCAAGCGTTCATCAACATTCTCGTAAACCTCAAAATGTTCCCTTCGACGGGAATGACGCTGCCACTGATCAGCTATGGCGGATCGTCGACGCTGGCAGTGTGTTTCACGATCGGGCTATTGCTTGCGGTCACCCGGCGCAATCCGTTCCTGGAGCGCGAGACCCCCGGGCTGAAGGCGATTTTCGAACGTCCGAAAAGCGAGCAGAGGGAGGAGCGCGCATGAGCAGTGAGACACAGCACGTGCCAAGCGGGGCGAGCCGTCACTTCGTGCTCGCCGCTGGCGGCACTGGCGGCCATTTGATCCCGGCATTTGCGCTCGCGGTGGAGCTAGAAGCGCGAGGGCACCATGTTGCACTGATCACCGATGATCGCGGCGCGAACATTCCTGGCAAACCCGATTTTCTGACGGCGCACGTTCTGCCCGCAGGCCGGTTCGGAAAGAACCCGTTGCGCTGGATTTCGGGGGCGCGGGCAGTGCTTGAAGGGCGCAATATGGCGCTGCGTGTGTTCGATGCGTTCGAACCGAGCGCGGTTATCGGCTTTGGTGGCTATCCTGCTTTGCCAGCTCTGCTGGCTGCGACATCTGCGAATATTCCAAGCCTCGTCCATGAGCAAAACGCCGTGCTGGGCCGGGTCAACCGCCTGCTCGCGGGCCGGGTCGATGCGATCGCAACCTCGTATGACAAGGTCGACCGGCTCAAGCCCAAACACGCGGACAAGGTTCACCTCGTCGGCAATCCCGTGCGCGAAGAAGTGCTCGCCCTACGGGACGAAGATTTCCCGGCCTTCACAGAAGAAGGCCTGCTGCGCGTACTCGTGACCGGTGGCAGTCAGGGCGCTAGTATCCTGTCGGATGTCGTGCCAGATGGCCTTGCGATGCTTCCCCCGATGCTGCGCCAGCGTTTGCAGGTGACGCAGCAGTGCCGGAGCGAAGATGTCGACAAGGTGCGCGAGCGGTATTCGCAGCACGATATTCCCGCAGAACTTGGCACCTATTTCGAGGATATGCATGAGCGTCTGGCTGACACGCATCTGTTCATTGGCCGGGCGGGTGCGTCTACTATTGCCGAGCTTACCGCTGTGGGCCGTCCGGCGATCCTGATCCCGCTGCCGATTGCGACCGACGATCACCAGGCGGTCAACACTCGCGAAGTCGCCAAAGCTGGCGGCGCGCGCATGATCCGGCAAGACAATTTCACGCCCAAGGAACTCGCCAAGCAGATTCAGGCGATGGCGCAGAATCCGACCAGCCTGTCGAACGCGGCGCATGGATCGTGGAATTGCGGACGGCCCAAGGCGGCTAAGGACCTCGCTGATCTCGTCGAGAGCATGGCCGGGATCGATCTGATGGACGTGATCACCGTCGGGGAGGCCAATCCCAAAGCGGCGGAAGCGGCAACCAAGCCTCA
This window encodes:
- the murD gene encoding UDP-N-acetylmuramoyl-L-alanine--D-glutamate ligase, which translates into the protein MITSPAFAGKRYAVLGLARSGAAAAEALLASGAEVTVWDRQDVARAPFEGRCKLADPLELNLTGYAGVVVSPGVPLNTHPIVGHAAQYGVPVIGDIELFALARPDLLPHKVVGITGTNGKTTTTALVHHILEMAGIPAVLGGNIGVPIMAQEALAPNDQGVGVYVLELSSYQVDLTFSLDCDAAALTNITPDHLDRYDGFEGYAASKARLFEMQSGGHFAVFGLLAEPAGAIFQREQSRRLEGRAVPANLGRFAAQQSEWPSLQGPHNLENIAVAIALVEELGVKPAQWEHALPRFRNLPHRMERVCEENGVLFINDSKATNPASTAPALAAFPPDPAINDGAPRVHWIVGGLAKEDGLGECAAHLDKLAAAYTVGEAGPRFAELIEPHAKAERCEMVSEAVSRAREAARPGEVVLFSPACASFDQFRDYEKRGEHFRQLVGVIADCCPFDDDDPHFKDIAA
- a CDS encoding FtsW/RodA/SpoVE family cell cycle protein, with protein sequence MSLAGSITQPRADATFHAPVPTRQGWRERTRIWWREIDKVLLGFIVLIMAMGTAAVLAASPASADQLSTSEVQLDEFLFLKRHLVFQVLGLALMIGISFLSREDARRLGIVIGAGMLLLLFLVPLIGVEKNGSRRWLDVGMSLQPSEFLKPGFAIMVAWVLSWRLRDPTLPVLTFATGLMVAIAGLLMLQPNLGETILFAGIWFVMVLLAGVSIQRISVLVGGGLVGLTAAYFLYDNARHRIDGFLGGGTAFDQVDLAYRTLLAGGWNGTGLWLGIRKMNLPEAHTDYIFSVIGEEFGLLICAVVVLLYLVTVARVLIRLVDEDNLFVLLAATGLITQFGGQAFINILVNLKMFPSTGMTLPLISYGGSSTLAVCFTIGLLLAVTRRNPFLERETPGLKAIFERPKSEQREERA
- the murG gene encoding undecaprenyldiphospho-muramoylpentapeptide beta-N-acetylglucosaminyltransferase; the protein is MSSETQHVPSGASRHFVLAAGGTGGHLIPAFALAVELEARGHHVALITDDRGANIPGKPDFLTAHVLPAGRFGKNPLRWISGARAVLEGRNMALRVFDAFEPSAVIGFGGYPALPALLAATSANIPSLVHEQNAVLGRVNRLLAGRVDAIATSYDKVDRLKPKHADKVHLVGNPVREEVLALRDEDFPAFTEEGLLRVLVTGGSQGASILSDVVPDGLAMLPPMLRQRLQVTQQCRSEDVDKVRERYSQHDIPAELGTYFEDMHERLADTHLFIGRAGASTIAELTAVGRPAILIPLPIATDDHQAVNTREVAKAGGARMIRQDNFTPKELAKQIQAMAQNPTSLSNAAHGSWNCGRPKAAKDLADLVESMAGIDLMDVITVGEANPKAAEAATKPQTAGRDAAEDAAS